One genomic window of Negativicoccus succinicivorans includes the following:
- a CDS encoding QueT transporter family protein, with the protein MNTRMLVINAVLAAVYALLTVALAPFSYGPVQVRLSEVLTLLAFYQPKVVPGLILGCLLANLASPFGMIDIVVGTLATAIAVYGMRYMPNIWTASLLPVVSNGVLIGAELAYLGALEGESVGLTMLYIAAGEFVAVSVLGCVLIPLLWRNTAFRRLLQDL; encoded by the coding sequence ATGAATACTCGTATGCTCGTCATCAATGCGGTGTTGGCCGCAGTGTACGCGCTCCTTACGGTCGCGCTGGCGCCGTTCAGCTACGGTCCCGTGCAGGTACGTTTATCGGAAGTACTGACGCTGCTCGCGTTTTACCAACCGAAAGTCGTGCCGGGCTTAATTCTCGGCTGCTTGCTTGCGAACCTTGCGAGCCCGTTCGGCATGATCGACATTGTGGTCGGCACGCTCGCTACCGCGATCGCCGTCTACGGTATGCGCTACATGCCCAACATTTGGACCGCTTCGCTCTTGCCCGTCGTGTCCAACGGCGTGCTCATCGGCGCGGAGCTTGCGTACCTCGGTGCGCTCGAAGGTGAAAGCGTCGGTTTAACCATGCTCTACATTGCCGCCGGCGAATTTGTCGCAGTCAGCGTGTTAGGCTGCGTACTGATTCCGCTTTTATGGCGCAATAC
- the rbsK gene encoding ribokinase — protein MAKLAVIGSCSVDLVVEAARRPQAGETLFAEHFFMSCGGKGANQAVAAARLGADVAMIGAIGEDAYGKMLCENFVKNGVDARFLMTLPDVSTGTAHITLAEGDNSILVVPAANFRLTAAHIEQALDQLGELDMVLLQNEVPQDVTEDAIRLCAERNIPVLWNPAPARELAPDIMAMCRYITPNDHELALLFDVADPLELSAEWQKKLIVTRGKDGVDYYDGKNVHRVAGESVAVVDTTGAGDTFNGAFAVAISEGQDLETALRFANHAAARSITAHGAQGAMPWRDEMEA, from the coding sequence ATGGCAAAATTGGCGGTTATCGGCAGTTGTTCTGTAGACTTGGTCGTGGAAGCGGCCCGGCGTCCGCAAGCGGGTGAGACGCTGTTTGCAGAACATTTTTTTATGAGTTGCGGCGGTAAAGGAGCCAATCAGGCGGTAGCGGCGGCACGACTCGGAGCGGACGTGGCAATGATCGGCGCCATCGGCGAAGATGCCTACGGGAAAATGCTCTGCGAAAATTTTGTAAAAAACGGCGTAGACGCCCGCTTTTTAATGACCCTTCCCGACGTTTCAACGGGAACGGCGCATATTACGCTGGCCGAGGGTGATAACAGCATACTGGTAGTGCCGGCGGCGAACTTTCGGTTGACAGCGGCGCATATTGAACAGGCGTTGGATCAGCTGGGGGAATTGGATATGGTGTTGTTGCAAAATGAGGTACCGCAGGATGTGACCGAAGACGCGATTCGTCTTTGCGCCGAGCGGAACATTCCGGTACTTTGGAATCCGGCGCCGGCGCGTGAATTGGCGCCGGATATTATGGCGATGTGCCGCTATATTACGCCGAACGACCATGAGCTGGCGCTCTTGTTTGATGTGGCAGATCCGCTGGAACTGTCGGCGGAATGGCAGAAAAAACTGATCGTGACGCGCGGTAAAGACGGCGTCGATTACTATGACGGCAAGAACGTTCACCGCGTCGCCGGGGAATCGGTCGCCGTCGTCGATACGACCGGAGCAGGAGATACGTTTAACGGCGCGTTTGCGGTCGCGATCAGTGAAGGACAGGATCTTGAAACGGCGCTTCGGTTCGCCAACCACGCGGCCGCCCGTTCGATTAC